Proteins encoded within one genomic window of Saccharomyces mikatae IFO 1815 strain IFO1815 genome assembly, chromosome: 15:
- the DSE3 gene encoding Dse3p (similar to Saccharomyces cerevisiae DSE3 (YOR264W); ancestral locus Anc_8.713): protein MPRKFLGDRIERNIDAIRPSSLTLTPEDLKYIPPIPQYFEDEDNKVLSSGKGEKRLSKRFGGTLILRKRLESVPELFLHDFKKKPRSKFDVTKEKKFKGIRPSKEAFGSHGSTPYLQERKKVAPLPIQRKCLRGPIMSKHTLVQPVKEREHPDHIIERVFVSRPAPVLMPVQTLTPVNPISVMQDETKDFHGRNKYGKSDSEILFDEILSAYESVSTNNSTALNSEIDRIIDICASKQITEKNEAFQIPQIICPDDTETLFSATPKFKHNNFNALNDTISSPEYTTSGGSTYSEQWSSEDESSELEITEWSAKKFGMRSSIVSDSTNEEGYCTAAETLPSTISVEDLDIHNELPKTNLTSSNSILLNKFSMRKIKKVTLDPPKIMHIVSSDEEINGDDDNEEDTTLRVLQEKIDCIEIASCSSSIYSR from the coding sequence ATGCCAAGAAAATTTCTGGGCGATAGAATTGAAAGGAATATCGACGCGATCAGaccatcatcattaacTTTAACACCTGAGGACTTGAAATATATTCCACCAATACCgcaatattttgaagatgaggatAATAAGGTGTTAAGTAGCGGTAAAGGTGAAAAAAGACTGTCTAAAAGATTTGGCGGTACGTTAATACTAAGGAAACGGCTAGAATCTGTTCCAGAATTGTTTTTGCATGATTTTAAGAAGAAGCCACGCTCCAAATTCGACGTGACTAAGGAGAAAAAGTTCAAGGGTATACGACCTTCCAAAGAAGCATTTGGTTCTCACGGTAGTACTCCATATctacaagaaagaaagaaggtgGCTCCACTAccaattcaaagaaaatgtttgCGTGGGCCAATAATGTCAAAGCACACATTAGTGCAACCCGTAAAGGAAAGGGAACATCCAGATCACATTATTGAGAGGGTGTTTGTTTCCCGACCAGCCCCGGTTTTGATGCCTGTACAAACCCTCACTCCAGTCAATCCGATCTCAGTGATGCAAGATGAGACGAAAGATTTTCATGGGAGAAACAAATATGGTAAAAGTGATAGTGAAATACTCTTTGACGAAATACTATCCGCCTATGAAAGTGTCTCTACGAACAACTCTACTGCGCTAAACTCGGAAATTGACAGAATTATTGATATATGTGCTTCAAAACAGataactgaaaaaaatgaagcaTTCCAAATTCCACAAATTATCTGTCCTGATGATACGGAGACTTTGTTTTCAGCGACACCGAAATTCAAGCATAACAATTTTAACGCATTGAATGATACCATTTCTAGCCCAGAATACACCACATCTGGAGGAAGTACGTACTCTGAACAGTGGAGTTCAGAAGATGAGTCATCTGAACTGGAGATTACCGAATGGAGCgccaaaaaatttggaatgAGGTCATCTATTGTGTCTGATAGCACCAATGAGGAAGGCTATTGTACCGCAGCAGAAACTTTGCCCTCGACTATATCGGTAGAAGACCTGGATATACATAACGAGCTCCCAAAAACTAATTTAACGTCATCGAACAGTATATTATTGAACAAGTTTTCtatgagaaaaataaaaaaagtaactCTTGATCCACCAAAAATTATGCATATTGTGAGTTCCGACGAAGAAATTAATGgcgatgatgataatgaggAGGATACGACTTTGCGTgttttgcaagaaaaaattgactGCATTGAGATTGCAAGTTGCAGCAGTAGCATATACAGTCgataa
- the RBL2 gene encoding Rbl2p (similar to Saccharomyces cerevisiae RBL2 (YOR265W); ancestral locus Anc_8.714), with protein MAPTQLEIKVKALKRLTKEEGYYQQELKDREANVAKLKEDESVDPYDLKKQEEVLDDTKRLLPTLFEKIKEFKEDLEKFLETYQGTEDISDAKTAIASAQELLASI; from the coding sequence ATGGCACCCACGCAGTTAGAAATTAAAGTTAAGGCTCTCAAGAGACTcactaaagaagaaggctACTACCAGCAGGAACTGAAAGATCGGGAAGCTAATGTGGCAAAACTTAAAGAGGATGAGTCTGTTGACCCATACGATTTAAAAAAGCAGGAGGAGGTTCTTGATGATACCAAGAGATTACTACCTactttatttgaaaagatcaaagaatttaaaGAAGACTTGGAGAAATTTCTAGAAACTTACCAAGGTACCGAAGATATAAGTGATGCGAAAACTGCCATTGCTTCTGCACAGGAATTACTGGCTTCTATATAG
- the PNT1 gene encoding Pnt1p (similar to Saccharomyces cerevisiae PNT1 (YOR266W); ancestral locus Anc_8.715), translated as MHSRLIMIRRYVTSPVTKSDSIQLHNLVSTPLFKALNNCYQSGILQIVQDVNWNTETTSSNSTEHLTVSINSTRSLPMTKFPKKEILKQVKLDTKVGQWRKFMTGWFKIGLYLLKSYKTGIQDTFKVYWDTRNEKRKFDFRNGALAKLVREVEMNEVNIKLSFSSLSKKRDVKVLARPFSINRKALVELIRRDQVWKLPFFFTLVFIFEEISALIFTFFPRVCPYNCLTPGGYKKLSDSYIKGTTGTQGNYCLGPLEFSEQGTIKYESPYGVPIEDLYCFLTNFPQSMIPSWKLYVYKKLKSQKLLCNEIEKIYQYLLVDDWLLLQNILKTDAETNKVALSGKELVNCILERKLYRIGDNLNEMVNDRLGQKILLKRLFLYWSLRYNDTISFNGNYTFSEKWGVNNISLLKYNSELVITNDI; from the coding sequence ATGCATTCTCGACTTATAATGATACGGAGGTATGTGACATCACCGGTGACAAAAAGCGATTCAATTCAGTTACACAATTTAGTATCAACACCATTATTCAAAGCCTTGAATAACTGTTATCAATCAGGGATACTACAAATAGTGCAGGATGTTAATTGGAATACTGAAACAACATCTTCTAACTCTACAGAGCATTTGACTGTATCTATAAACTCAACTCGCTCTTTGCCAATGACTAAATTTCCCAAGAAAGAGATATTAAAACAGGTTAAATTGGACACCAAAGTCGGTCAATGGAGGAAATTTATGACAGGTTGGTTTAAAATCGGACTATACCTTCTAAAAAGCTATAAAACAGGGATTCAGGACACTTTTAAAGTATACTGGGATacaagaaatgaaaaacgtAAATTCGACTTTAGAAATGGCGCTTTGGCCAAGTTGGTACGTGAAGTGGAAATGAATGAAGTTAATATCAAGCTATCGTTTTCGTCATTGtccaaaaaaagagatGTAAAAGTTTTAGCAAGACCATTTTCAATTAATAGAAAGGCATTGGTAGAATTGATCAGACGAGATCAAGTTTGGAAGTTACcgtttttcttcactttaGTTTTTATATTCGAAGAAATTAGTGCATTAATATTCACGTTTTTTCCACGTGTCTGTCCATATAATTGCTTAACTCCTGGTGGATACAAAAAGCTTTCTGACAGTTATATCAAGGGCACTACAGGCACGCAGGGGAACTATTGTCTGGGTCCCTTAGAGTTTAGTGAGCAAGGTACTATTAAGTATGAGTCACCATATGGTGTTCCTATAGAAGATTTGTATTGTTTCTTGACAAACTTTCCTCAAAGTATGATACCAAGCTGGAAGCTATACGTTtacaaaaagttaaaatCACAAAAATTACTTTGCaatgaaatagaaaaaatctaTCAGTACTTGTTAGTCGATGACTGGTTATTGCTGCAGAATATACTAAAAACAGATGCGGAGACAAATAAAGTGGCGCTTAGTGGTAAGGAATTAGTAAATTGTATACTTGAAAGGAAACTTTATCGGATAGGTGATAATCTAAATGAAATGGTCAATGACAGGTTAGGCCAAAAGATcttattgaaaagattgtttctttattgGTCATTAAGGTATAACGATACTATATCATTCAACGGAAATTATACGTTCAGCGAAAAATGGGGTGTCAATAATATCTCATTGTTGAAGTATAATTCAGAATTAGTGATTACGAATGATATctaa
- the HRK1 gene encoding putative serine/threonine protein kinase HRK1 (similar to Saccharomyces cerevisiae HRK1 (YOR267C); ancestral locus Anc_8.716): MPNLLSRNPFHGHHNDHHHDRENSSNNPPPLIRSSKSFLNFIGRKQSNDSLRSEKSTDSMKSTTTTTNYTTTNLNNSSHSHSYGTSTSTNNNNNNNCETSHHHNISHGLHDYTSPASPKQTHSMAELKRFFRPSVNKKLSMSQLRSKKHSTHSPPPSKSTSTVNLNNHYRAQHPHGFTDHYAHTQSAIPPSTDSILSLSNNINIYHDDCILAQKYGKLGKLLGSGAGGSVKVLVRPTDGATFAVKEFRPRKPSESVKEYAKKCTAEFCIGSTLHHPNVIETVDVFSDSKQNKYYEVMEYCPIDFFAVVMTGKMSRGEINCCLKQLTEGVKYLHSMGLAHRDLKLDNCVMTSQGILKLIDFGSAVVFRYPFEDGVTMAHGIVGSDPYLAPEVITSTKSYDPQCVDIWSIGIIYCCMMLKRFPWKAPRDSDDNFRLYCMPDDMEHDYVESAKHHEELLRERKEKRQRFLNHNDCSAISQQLPVHEANMKAVQNGITNKTPIQDKDNRKPEIKERNTDDDENDNNRDKESTADNDKESTTSIKADKNEISDVKVFVNDKKTDAHVDADCSDKVNCSNKVECNDNSDCAIGSECNAKVDANVDTSSNATSGVTSQNNAQQQQQQQQHRQHQDKPHSIASDNKSSQQHRGPHHKKIIHGPYRLLRLLPHASRPIMSRILQVDPKKRATLDDIFNDEWFSSIAACTMDSKNKVIRAPGHHHTLVREENAHLETYKV; the protein is encoded by the coding sequence ATGCCTAACCTATTATCAAGAAATCCTTTTCATGGTCATCATAATGACCATCACCATGACCGCGAAAACTCGTCCAATAATCCACCGCCGTTGATCAGGAGCTCTAAatctttcttaaatttcATTGGTAGGAAACAAAGTAATGACTCGCTAAGGAGCGAGAAATCTACAGATTCCATGAAATCTACGACAACTACTACTAATTATACTACGACAAATCTCAATAACAGCAGTCATAGCCATTCCTATGGAACTAGTACCTCTacaaacaacaacaacaacaataactGTGAAACAAGTCACCATCATAACATCTCTCACGGGCTCCACGACTATACTTCTCCGGCATCGCCAAAGCAAACCCACTCTATGGCAGAATTGAAAAGGTTCTTTAGACCCTctgtaaataaaaaactatCCATGTCTCAACTTCGTTCGAAGAAACATAGCACTCATTCTCCCCCACCTTCAAAGTCAACTTCCACAGTCAACTTGAATAACCACTATCGTGCTCAGCATCCCCATGGCTTTACAGACCACTACGCCCATACTCAATCTGCTATACCGCCAAGTACGGATTCCATTTTGTCTTTGTctaataatatcaatatatATCATGATGATTGTATTCTGGCTCAGAAATACGGGAAGTTGGGTAAATTATTGGGTTCTGGTGCAGGTGGGTCCGTTAAAGTTCTTGTGAGACCCACTGATGGTGCCACCTTTGCCGTTAAAGAGTTTAGACCGAGAAAACCAAGTGAAAGTGTGAAAGAGTATGCCAAGAAGTGTACTGCAGAGTTTTGTATCGGTTCGACTCTACATCATCCAAACGTTATCGAGACTGTTGACGTTTTTTCTGATTccaaacaaaacaaatacTATGAAGTTATGGAATACTGTCCGATTGACTTTTTTGCCGTTGTCATGACCGGTAAAATGTCCCGTGGCGAGATTAATTGTTGCTTGAAACAATTGACCGAAGGTGTCAAATATTTACATTCTATGGGGTTAGCACACagagatttgaaattagACAATTGTGTCATGACCTCTCAAGGGATTTTGAAACTAATTGACTTTGGTAGCGCTGTTGTGTTTAGATATCCTTTTGAAGATGGCGTGACAATGGCTCACGGAATCGTAGGTAGTGATCCTTACTTGGCGCCAGAAGTGATCACTTCCACTAAATCTTATGACCCTCAGTGCGTCGACATATGGTCTATTGGTATCATATACTGTTGCATGATGCTTAAAAGGTTTCCATGGAAGGCTCCTAGAGATTCAGACGATAATTTTAGATTATATTGTATGCCGGATGATATGGAACATGATTACGTGGAATCTGCCAAGCATCATGAAGAGTTACTGAGggaaagaaaggaaaaacgtCAAAGATTCTTAAATCATAACGACTGTTCCGCTATTAGTCAGCAACTACCAGTTCATGAAGCGAACATGAAAGCGGTTCAAAATGGAATCACAAATAAAACTCCTATACAGGATAAGGACAACAGGAAACcagaaattaaagaaagaaatacggatgatgatgaaaacgATAACAACAGGGATAAAGAAAGCACAGCAGATAATGACAAGGAAAGTACTACGAGTATTAAGGCAGATAAGAATGAAATTAGCGATGTAAAAGTTTTCGtaaatgataaaaagacGGATGCCCACGTTGATGCGGATTGTAGTGATAAAGTGAATTGCAGTAATAAGGTAGAGTGCAATGATAATAGTGATTGCGCCATTGGGTCCGAATGCAATGCTAAAGTCGATGCTAACGTTGACACTTCTTCCAATGCTACTTCCGGTGTAACTTCCCAAAATAATgcacaacaacaacaacaacaacaacaacaccGTCAGCATCAAGACAAACCCCATAGTATTGCTTCTGATAATAAATCGAGCCAGCAACATAGAGGCCCCCATCATAAGAAAATCATTCACGGTCCATACCGTTTATTACGTCTACTGCCCCATGCTTCAAGACCTATCATGTCTCGTATTCTACAAGTGGatccaaagaaaagagcTACTCTTGATGACATTTTTAATGACGAATGGTTCTCTTCCATTGCTGCCTGTACCATGGattccaaaaataaagttatCAGAGCGCCTGGCCATCACCATACGTTAGTTAGGGAGGAGAACGCTCACTTAGAGACCTACAAGGTTTGA
- the PAC1 gene encoding Pac1p (similar to Saccharomyces cerevisiae PAC1 (YOR269W); ancestral locus Anc_8.717), giving the protein MTDWQQQLPLTVTQKNELDKSVLRYLNWNYKQSVQHEHAQDHESVRRAIVTLSTFLLQEPVDQQEFIRSYDTDKESMINIDELLLPKKWNSIVRLQRKIIELEQNTEILVSQINDLNSQVSELAQSMPFTSKGNDAQNVLKWVPKKLPNCLINVESSVTSVKLHPDLPIVFVATDHGKLYAFDIFNYTIPLASLQTHTKAITSIDVLFTNFTNSSKKNYLVIVTASKDLQIHVFKWISNECKFQQIRTLLGHEHIISAVKIWQKNNDIRIASCSRDQTVKVWDFNNGWSLKSFQPHSQWVRSIDVLGDYILSGSHDTTLRLTHWPSGNGLSVGTGHEFPIEKVKFIHFIGDPASTRFRKPSAAQYENFGVQYCVSASRDRTIKIWEIPLPRLIAHRAPIPNPTNSNFKCVLTLKGHLSWVRDICIRGQHLFSCGDDKSVRCWDLNTGQCLHAWEGLHTGFINCLDLDADFDPNVTPRQIMVTGGLDCKSSIFIR; this is encoded by the coding sequence aTGACCGATTGGCAGCAGCAGCTCCCTTTAACAGTCACACAGAAAAATGAGCTCGATAAAAGTGTGCTGCGATATTTGAATTGGAATTACAAACAAAGTGTACAGCACGAGCACGCTCAAGACCACGAGAGTGTCCGACGTGCCATTGTAACTCTATCAACTTTTCTCTTACAGGAACCCGTGGACCAGCAAGAATTCATCAGAAGCTATGACACCGACAAGGAAAGCATGATAAATATTGATGAGTTGCTATTGCCAAAGAAGTGGAACTCAATTGTTAGACTGCAGCGAAAAATAATTGAGTTGGAACAGAACACAGAGATCCTAGTGTCTCAGATTAATGATTTAAATTCGCAAGTGTCAGAACTGGCACAGTCCATGCCTTTTACCAGTAAGGGCAATGACGCACAAAATGTTTTGAAATGGGTACCGAAAAAACTACCAAATTGCTTAATTAATGTCGAATCATCAGTTACTTCCGTCAAGTTGCACCCTGATTTGCCGATAGTATTTGTAGCTACAGATCATGGGAAATTATACGCATTCGATATATTCAACTACACCATTCCTCTAGCGTCTCTACAAACTCATACTAAGGCAATTACTTCGATTGATGTATTGTTTACCAATTTCACAAATTCCAGTAAGAAGAACTACTTGGTGATAGTCACTGCATCCAAGGATTTGCAGATTCATGTTTTCAAATGGATTTCGAACGAATGCAAATTCCAGCAAATTAGGACTTTATTAGGTCATGAACATATTATCTCTGCAGTAAAAATCTGGCAGAAAAATAACGATATTCGTATTGCTTCTTGCTCCCGAGACCAAACTGTAAAGGTTTGGGACTTCAATAACGGCTGGTCCTTGAAATCATTTCAACCTCATTCTCAGTGGGTACGTTCCATTGACGTTCTAGGTGACTATATATTATCTGGATCCCATGACACTACATTGAGACTAACACACTGGCCATCCGGTAATGGTCTAAGCGTTGGTACAGGTCATGAATTTCCAATAGAAAAAGTGAAATTTATTCATTTCATTGGAGATCCTGCTAGTACAAGATTTAGGAAACCATCAGCCGCCCAGTATGAAAATTTTGGGGTACAGTACTGTGTTTCAGCATCGAGAGATAGAACGATAAAAATTTGGGAAATACCTTTACCCAGATTAATCGCCCATAGAGCACCCATACCGAATCCtacaaattcaaatttcaaGTGTGTTCTTACTTTGAAGGGTCACCTTTCGTGGGTCAGAGATATTTGTATTCGAGGACAGcatttgttttcttgtGGTGATGATAAATCTGTAAGATGTTGGGATCTAAACACCGGACAATGTTTACATGCCTGGGAAGGGTTGCATACAGGATTTATAAATTGCTTGGATTTGGATGCAGACTTCGATCCTAATGTTACGCCAAGGCAAATAATGGTTACCGGCGGTTTGGACTGTAAGTCTAGCATCTTTATCAGATAA
- the VPH1 gene encoding H(+)-transporting V0 sector ATPase subunit a (similar to Saccharomyces cerevisiae VPH1 (YOR270C); ancestral locus Anc_8.718) produces the protein MSGKEEAIFRSAEMALVQFYIPQEISRDSAYTLGQLGLVQFRDLNSKVRAFQRTFVNEIRRLDNVERQYRYFYSLLKKHDIKLYEGDTDKYLDGSGELYVPPSGSVIDDYVQNASYLEERLIQMEDATEQIEVQKNDLEQYRFILQSGDEFFLKGDNIDSTSYMDEDMIDANGENIAAAIGASVNYVTGVISREKVATLEQILWRVLRGNLFFKTAEIGEPVYDVKTKEYKQKNAFIVFSHGDLIIKRIRKIAESLDANLYEVDSSNEGRSQQLAKVNKSLSDLYTVLKTTSTTLESELYAIAKELDSWFQDITREKAIFEILNKSNYDTNRKILIAEGWIPRDEMATLQARLGEMITRLGIDVPSIIQVLDTNHTPPTFHRTNKFTAGFQSICDCYGIAQYREINAGLPTIVTFPFMFAIMFGDMGHGFLMTLAALSLVLNENKINKMKRGEIFDMAFTGRYIILLMGVFSMYTGFLYNDIFSKTMTIFKSGWKWPDHWEKGESITATSVGTYPIGLDWAWHGTENALLFSNSYKMKLSILMGFIHMTYSYFFSLANHLYFNSLIDIIGNFIPGLLFMQGIFGYLSVCIVYKWAVDWVKDGRPAPGLLNMLINMFLSPGTIDDELYPHQAKVQVILLLMALVCIPWLLLVKPLHFKFTHKRKSHEPLPSTEADASSEDLEAQQLISAMDADDSAEEEVGSGSHGEDFGDIMIHQVIHTIEFCLNCVSHTASYLRLWALSLAHAQLSSVLWTMTIQIAFGFRGFLGVFMTVALFSMWFALTCAVLVLMEGTSAMLHSLRLHWVESMSKFFVGEGLPYEPFAFEYKDMEVAVASASSSASS, from the coding sequence ATGTCTGGGAAGGAGGAAGCGATTTTTCGCTCAGCTGAAATGGCTTTAGTCCAATTCTATATTCctcaagaaatttcaagagACTCTGCTTATACTTTGGGCCAATTGGGTCTTGTACAATTTCGGGATTTGAACTCTAAAGTGCGTGCGTTTCAAAGAACTTTCGTGAACGAAATTAGAAGGCTAGATAATGTGGAAAGACAGTATCGGTACttttattctcttttgaagaaacaCGACATAAAGCTTTACGAGGGAGATACGGACAAATATTTGGATGGATCAGGTGAATTGTACGTTCCACCAAGCGGTTCTGTGATAGACGATTATGTTCAAAACGCCTCTTATTTGGAAGAAAGATTGATTCAAATGGAGGATGCAACCGAACAAATTGAAgtccaaaaaaatgatttaGAACAATATCGCTTTATTTTACAATCAGgtgatgaatttttcttgaagggCGACAATATCGACAGCACTTCCTATATGGATGAAGATATGATCGACGCTAATGGAGAAAACATTGCAGCTGCCATTGGTGCCTCTGTGAATTACGTTACTGGTGTTAtttcaagagaaaaagttGCTACCTTAGAACAAATTCTTTGGAGAGTATTAAGAGGtaaccttttcttcaaaactgCTGAAATTGGGGAACCTGTGTATGATGTCAAAACCAAGGAgtataaacaaaaaaatgctttcATCGTGTTTTCCCATGGTGATCTAATTATCAAAAGGATTAGAAAAATTGCGGAATCATTGGATGCCAATCTTTACGAAGTCGACTCTTCCAACGAAGGTAGATCACAACAGTTGGCCAAAGTCAACAAGAGCTTGAGCGATTTGTATACAGTCTTGAAGACTACTTCCACTACTTTAGAAAGCGAATTATACGCCATTGCCAAAGAGTTGGACTCTTGGTTTCAAGACATCACCCGTGAAAAggcaatttttgaaattttgaataaatcTAACTATGATAcgaatagaaaaattttaatcGCTGAAGGTTGGATACCAAGAGACGAAATGGCTACTTTGCAAGCCCGTCTTGGTGAAATGATCACGAGATTGGGAATTGATGTTCCATCTATCATCCAAGTATTGGATACGAACCATACTCCACCTACTTTCCATAGAACCAATAAGTTTACTGCTGGTTTCCAAAGTATTTGTGACTGTTACGGTATCGCACAATATAGAGAAATCAATGCTGGTTTGCCCACAATTGTCACTTTTCCATTCATGTTTGCTATCATGTTTGGTGATATGGGCCACGGGTTTTTAATGACTCTAGCCGCATTATCTCTTGTGttgaatgaaaacaaaatcaacaaaatgaaaagaggTGAGATTTTTGATATGGCTTTTACCGGcagatatattattttgttgatgGGTGTCTTTTCCATGTATACAGGTTTCCTTTACAACGATATTTTCTCTAAAACAATGACCATTTTCAAGTCAGGCTGGAAGTGGCCTGATCATTGGGAAAAGGGTGAAAGTATTACGGCCACTTCGGTGGGAACATACCCTATTGGTTTGGATTGGGCTTGGCACGGAACTGAGAACGCTTTGTTATTTTCCAACTCTTACAAAATGAAGCTGTCAATTTTAATGGGGTTCATTCATATGACTTACtcctatttcttttctttggcCAACCACTTATACTTTAACTCCTTGATTGACATCATTGGTAACTTTATTCCTGGCTTGCTATTTATGCAAGGCATTTTCGGATATCTTTCTGTTTGTATTGTTTACAAATGGGCTGTTGACTGGGTCAAAGACGGGAGACCCGCACCAGGATTATTGAACATGCTTATTAACATGTTTTTATCGCCGGGAACTATTGACGATGAATTATACCCTCATCAGGCAAAGGTCCAAgtgattttattattgatggCCTTGGTTTGTATCCCTTGGCTGTTACTGGTAAAACCATTGCATTTCAAATTCACTCATAAAAGAAAGTCTCACGAACCATTACCATCAACTGAAGCAGATGCTAGTTCTGAGGATTTGGAAGCACAGCAATTGATTTCTGCAATGGATGCTGATGACTctgcagaagaagaagttggtTCTGGATCTCATGGTGAAGACTTTGGTGACATTATGATTCATCAAGTTATTCATACAATTGAATTCTGTTTGAACTGTGTCTCCCACACAGCATCTTATTTGCGTTTATGGGCTTTATCATTGGCACATGCTCAATTGTCTAGTGTTTTATGGACAATGACAATTCAAATTGCATTTGGGTTCAGAGGATTCTTAGGAGTGTTCATGACAGTTGCGCTTTTCTCCATGTGGTTCGCACTAACATGTGCTGTTCTTGTTTTAATGGAAGGTACATCTGCTATGTTACATTCCTTACGTTTACACTGGGTTGAATCTATGTCCAAGTTTTTTGTGGGTGAAGGTTTACCATATGAACCATTCGCCTTCGAGTACAAAGACATGGAAGTTGCTGTTGCTAGTGCCAGCTCTTCTGCTTCAAGTTAA
- the FSF1 gene encoding Fsf1p (similar to Saccharomyces cerevisiae FSF1 (YOR271C); ancestral locus Anc_8.720), protein MASSVPGPIDLPESRYDLSTYWGRIRHCAEISDPTMLLTTEKDLAHAREIISAYRHGELKETTPEFWRAKKQLDSTVHPDTGKTVLLPFRMSSNVLSNLVVTVGMLTPGLGTAGTVFWQWANQSLNVAVNSANANKSHPMSTSQLLTNYAAAVTASCGVALGLNNLVPRLKNISPHSKLILGRLVPFAAVVSAGIVNVFLMRGNEIRKGISVFDSNGDEVGKSKKAAFMAVGETALSRVINATPTMVIPPLILVRLQRSVLKGKSLGVQTLANLGLISVTMFSALPFALGIFPQRQAIHLSKLEPELQGKKDRDGKAIEKVYFNRGI, encoded by the coding sequence ATGGCATCATCAGTCCCCGGGCCCATCGACTTGCCCGAATCCCGCTATGACTTGTCCACGTATTGGGGTAGAATCCGCCATTGTGCAGAGATTTCGGATCCGACCATGTTGCTAACTACTGAAAAGGACCTGGCACACGCCAGGGAGATCATTAGTGCGTATCGTCACGGTGAATTAAAAGAGACTACTCCGGAGTTCTGGCGTGCCAAGAAGCAACTGGACTCTACCGTTCATCCGGATACAGGAAAGACTGTTCTTCTGCCCTTCCGTATGTCTTCCAACGTGTTGTCTAACCTAGTTGTCACCGTAGGGATGCTAACACCAGGGTTAGGAACGGCAGGGACGGTCTTTTGGCAGTGGGCGAATCAATCGTTAAACGTCGCCGTTAATTCTGCCAATGCCAACAAGTCTCATCCGATGTCAACGTCCCAATTGCTCACCAACTACGCTGCCGCTGTGACTGCATCGTGTGGGGTTGCCTTGGGGCTCAACAACCTGGTGCCCAGATTAAAGAACATTTCTCCACATTCGAAATTGATCTTAGGTCGTCTGGTGCCATTTGCCGCCGTGGTCAGTGCTGGTATTGTCAACGTCTTCCTAATGAGAGGTAACGAAATTAGAAAGGGTATATCTGTGTTTGACTCGAATGGTGACGAGGTtggaaaatcaaaaaaggCTGCATTCATGGCAGTGGGTGAAACTGCCTTAAGTAGAGTCATCAACGCTACCCCGACAATGGTTATCCCACCTTTAATTTTAGTTAGACTACAACGCAGTGTCTTGAAAGGTAAGTCTCTTGGTGTGCAAACTTTGGCAAACTTGGGGTTGATCTCAGTCACAATGTTTTCTGCTTTGCCATTTGCATTGGGTATCTTTCCTCAAAGACAGGCAATCCATTTGAGTAAGTTAGAACCTGAATTACAAGGTAAGAAGGATAGAGACGGGAAggcaattgaaaaagtttacTTTAACAGAGGTATTTAG